The DNA window GTCAAAGCGCCACCAATAGCTCCCAATTTAGGAAACCAGATGCCCAAAACCACCAAGATACCAATCACAAGAATCATTGTCCCCAAGCCATATGAAAACAAATAGGTACCGTTTTCTTTATGCCAATTGATGTTTTTCTGTACTACTTTTCCTTCCGGATTTTTATATAAATTATATTCTGCAACCAGTTTTTGATCTTCGTTAAAAACCTTATTCTCTGCATTTTTATAAAAAAAGCTCATGAACGGACTATTGGCTACAAAAGGAACAATTCCCTCGGCTTCATATTGAAATGCTTTAAGCCCGCCAATCCAGGCCATGACTACGAATATTGAGATTCTAAGGAAATTAAGGAAATAGGTGTCCCATTTTAATAAACTGTTGTACAATTTAGTGTTTTGCATATGATTAACTTTTTTACAAAGGTATTCACATGCTCAGCGCATAACCATAGATATTTAAGGACATTACATGGACATTTTCGCCACCACTGAAATCCCCACTTTTTCTCTATAATTTTTTGGAGAACATCCGACTGACTTCTTAAAATACCGGCTAAAGTAGAATTCATCAGTAAATCCCAATTCTGAAGCAATTTCTTTTACCGAACGATAGGTTAAGTGCAGCAATTTTTTAGATTCCAGGATAATTCTTTCATTGATCAACTGAGTAGGTGTTTTGGCAAATTCCTTTTTAACTGCCTTGCTTAAAGTATTGTTGGTGATATTTAGTTTATCACTATAAAATGAAAGCTCTTTTTCATTTCTGAAATGAGCTTCCAACAATTTCTGAAATTCAACCGCGTTTTTATTCGGTAGTTTTTCATTGGAAACAGAACTGCTGCTCAAACCACTTTTCTGTTTACTGCAAATCGCAAGAATCAGTTGGATATAGGTCTTGATGATCGATTCGGAAAACTGGTGCTTTTCAGATTCTTCTTTTTTGATATAACTAAAAAGTTCTAAAATATATACATAGTTCTCTCTAGTAAGCTCAATTCCAGGATTTAAATAAATATTATTGAAAAGAAGTCCGTTGCAGGCTACTTCCTCTTTATGGTATTCAATACAGTAATAGTCTCCATGAAAAAGAAGCACGGAAACCTCCTCATCAGATTTTGAAGACAGTTTCAGTTTTTGATAGGGCGATAAAAATAAGATTGTATAGCCTTCGTAAGAATAATTGATATCATCCACAGAAAATACACCGGAACCTTTCCATACCACAATGCTGTAATTTTCAGTAGTAAGCTCTGAAGGAAAATCTGAGATGTGACAGGATTGTATTTTTACTTCCATAATCAGGTGAAGAATCAGTACAAAAATCGGAAAAATATATTTTCTTAAACACAAACAGCACAACTATTTTCACGAATAACACTATTTAATATTTAGTCCAATCTATAAGTAGTTGTGATATTTGTGCAATTCATTAGTGTAATTTGTGTTTAATCTTGTTCTGACGCTATTTGAACCATTAAGTCTTTTTAAGTGATTAAGAAAAATTAAGAGATAGCTGAAGCTATTTTTCAGATGTTTCCTTTATTCACCTTTGATGTAGCTTAATTTTTCTTACTATTTTGACTTTTCTTAATGGTTTTAATTAAAAAAACAAAAGCCGGAAAATTAATTCCAGCTTCTATTTTGTATTGAATTCTTAATCTTACAATCCGATTACCGGCATTGATAACATTAAGATGTTTTCGTTTTCTTCAAGACCATCAAGAGGCTCAATGATCCCCGGTCTGTTAGGTTGAGACATTTTCATTGTGATATCATCGGACCCTAAAATCGTTAACATCTCTGTTAAAAATTTTGAGCTGAATCCAATATTGATATCTTCTCCGTTGTAGTCACAAGGAATCTGCATATCTGCTTTGTTTGCGTATTCAGTATCTTCTGCATGAAGGTGAAGAATATTTCCTGAAAGCTTAAATCTTACCTGGTTGGTAGATTTATTAGACATGATCGAAGCTCTTTTGATTGCTCCCAACAAAAGGTTTCTGTTGATCGTCAATACATTTGGATTTTCCTTTGGAATTACCGCTGTATAGTTCGGGTATTTTCCGTCAATCAGTCTACAGATCCAGATATGTTTATCAAAAGTAAACTTAGCCATATTCTCATTGAAGTCGATTCTCACTTCTTCATTGGAACTTGCCAGGATATTTTTGAAAATGTTCAAAGGTTTTTTAGGCATGATGAATTCCATAGGTTCGGCATTCATCAGGTCTGCTCTTTTATACACTACCAATCTGTGAGAATCTGTAGAAACGAAATTGGTTTCATTTTCTCCAAACTGGAACAGAACGCCTGTCATTACAGGGCGAAGAGAGTCGTTACTTGTAGCAAAAAGGGTATTGGTAAGCGCTTCAGACAATACTCCAGCCGGCATGATTACGCTTTGTGAGGCGTCAAATTCAGGCAATTCAGGATAGTCATCAGCATTATCTAATGCTACTGCGAAATTGTCTTTTTCATCTAAAATCTCAAGCTGACTTCCCGTTCCTTCTGCATTGTCCTTTACAACAAATGTAAGAGGTTGTTCGCCATATGTCTTGATAAAATCCTGAAAAATTTTAGCAGGAACAGCAAATTTACCTGAGTCATCAGACTTCACCTCCAAAGAAGTTACAAGAGTCGTCTCGCCGTCAGATGCTGTAATGGTAACATTATTTCCGTCTAGTTCAAAAAGATAGTTTTCTAAAATCGGTCTCGATTGAGAGCTTGATATTACGCCACTTACAGTTTGCAAAGCCTTCTGCAGTTCACCACTTGAAATAATAAATTTCATAGATTTAAAAATAAGTTTCTACAAATATAATAAATAGATATAACAAAGAAAAAAATAATCTTGAGGAGTTTTTAACAAACATCATTAATCTGTTTTGAGACTTGATATTATGTTCATGTTTCGATAGTCATTTATTCTGACATCAAAAATATCGGCTGTATAGTAATTTGCCGTTACTTTTTTGTTCAATAAAGAGCTATATTCCTTCGGTAAATCCAGGTTGGATTCTATGCCGGTTACCCAATTTAATTTTTTCAAATTTTTATTTTCGTCCATCAGATAGAATACCACAAAATTTTCTTTTTCAATTTTTGTAATGGTTCCTTTGAGGACAAAATCTTTCTGCTCCTTCGATGGTGACTCACCATTTTTTATAAAATCTGAAAAGGTATCTGAACATTCTGTCATCATCATCAATGACAGATTTTGAAAAAACCGATCTGCCTCCGGACTTTCATCCGCTCCTAAACTTGTTGTGTCAATATTGTAATCCCGTTTCAATTCTTTGGTGTAGGGCATTGCAGATTTTATGACGCAAAGACCAAATTGGGTGTTTACCTCTTTAGGACTGAGATTTTTATTTTTCATTTCTGCAGTACACTCGCATGAAGCTTTCGCTATTTTCTGTTTATAATCCTGCGAAAAGGCTGAAAACGAAAGAAAAATAAGCAGTAATAATGATAGTTTTCTTTTCATAGTTAATATTGTATTCCAAATATAGGAGATAGCCACTGACAATCAAAAACAAAAACTATCTTTGTTAAAAATAAAAAATCATGCACAAACCTCCTATCCATAAAAGTTTTCTGAATGCTTTCCGGGGAGTTTTTGTGATGATCAAAACAGAAAGAAATTTTCAGATTGAGCTTCTGGCTTTTCTTGTCAATGTAATTCTGATTTTTTATTTAAAACTTTCTTCCGTTGATGCGGCTCTTATTCTTTTCGTTTCATTTGCTGTGTTAAGTGCTGAAATTTTCAACACAGCGATTGAAAAGATATGTGATATTATCCAACCGGATTTTGATAAAAGAATCGGCTTCATTAAGGATATTGCTGCCGGAGCGGTTGTACTAATGGCAATTGCCTCGGTTATTGTCGGAATTCTTGTGTATTGGAAGTATATTTTTTAACCACCCCGTCAAATATGAGATTTGACACCCCTCCGGAGGAGGGGAATATTACGTCTTCAATTCAAAGCTTGTGAGAGTACAATATTGTTTTTGTGTTATTGTACGGCAATCAAAATATCTACTTCTGCATCTTGTGGATTTTGTGCCTTTTCTCCATATACTTCAAAATCTGCAGTAAATATTCTCCCCATATCGGCTTGCCATATTTTCAGCCATTCATTAATTACCAACCCTTCTGCCAGGTTTCCTTTTGCGGTGAGCTTTACATAATTTCCTCCATCAAAAGACTTTCCTATCATTCCTTCAGGAATATTTTCAAGACTATTTACCTTACATCCTAACAGTGTGGTATAAGGCTTTGTGTGATCCTTTTCATACTCTGTATAAATGGAATAAACGGTATTGTCAATTTTATGTGGGATATTCTCCAGCACATTTTCTTTCATGAATTTCTCCCATAGTCCCGGAATATCCTTTGCGGCCTGTTCATTCTCATTGGTGGTTCTTACTGCAATTCCTATTACCTTAAACGGTTCTACTTTGACATTGTTCATTTCTTTATTTTTTGTTCCACGCCAAAGATAGAGGGAAGTTGTGA is part of the Chryseobacterium lactis genome and encodes:
- a CDS encoding GyrI-like domain-containing protein, which produces MNNVKVEPFKVIGIAVRTTNENEQAAKDIPGLWEKFMKENVLENIPHKIDNTVYSIYTEYEKDHTKPYTTLLGCKVNSLENIPEGMIGKSFDGGNYVKLTAKGNLAEGLVINEWLKIWQADMGRIFTADFEVYGEKAQNPQDAEVDILIAVQ
- a CDS encoding diacylglycerol kinase family protein, whose amino-acid sequence is MHKPPIHKSFLNAFRGVFVMIKTERNFQIELLAFLVNVILIFYLKLSSVDAALILFVSFAVLSAEIFNTAIEKICDIIQPDFDKRIGFIKDIAAGAVVLMAIASVIVGILVYWKYIF
- a CDS encoding AraC family transcriptional regulator — encoded protein: MCLRKYIFPIFVLILHLIMEVKIQSCHISDFPSELTTENYSIVVWKGSGVFSVDDINYSYEGYTILFLSPYQKLKLSSKSDEEVSVLLFHGDYYCIEYHKEEVACNGLLFNNIYLNPGIELTRENYVYILELFSYIKKEESEKHQFSESIIKTYIQLILAICSKQKSGLSSSSVSNEKLPNKNAVEFQKLLEAHFRNEKELSFYSDKLNITNNTLSKAVKKEFAKTPTQLINERIILESKKLLHLTYRSVKEIASELGFTDEFYFSRYFKKSVGCSPKNYREKVGISVVAKMSM
- the dnaN gene encoding DNA polymerase III subunit beta; this translates as MKFIISSGELQKALQTVSGVISSSQSRPILENYLFELDGNNVTITASDGETTLVTSLEVKSDDSGKFAVPAKIFQDFIKTYGEQPLTFVVKDNAEGTGSQLEILDEKDNFAVALDNADDYPELPEFDASQSVIMPAGVLSEALTNTLFATSNDSLRPVMTGVLFQFGENETNFVSTDSHRLVVYKRADLMNAEPMEFIMPKKPLNIFKNILASSNEEVRIDFNENMAKFTFDKHIWICRLIDGKYPNYTAVIPKENPNVLTINRNLLLGAIKRASIMSNKSTNQVRFKLSGNILHLHAEDTEYANKADMQIPCDYNGEDINIGFSSKFLTEMLTILGSDDITMKMSQPNRPGIIEPLDGLEENENILMLSMPVIGL
- a CDS encoding DUF417 family protein, which gives rise to MQNTKLYNSLLKWDTYFLNFLRISIFVVMAWIGGLKAFQYEAEGIVPFVANSPFMSFFYKNAENKVFNEDQKLVAEYNLYKNPEGKVVQKNINWHKENGTYLFSYGLGTMILVIGILVVLGIWFPKLGAIGGALTFLMSFVTLSFLVTTPEVYVPNLGGDYPTPQYGFPYLSGAGRLVLKDIIMMAGGLLLFSDSLKKVVKPLQ